In the genome of Nocardia terpenica, one region contains:
- a CDS encoding SDR family oxidoreductase yields the protein MSGLLADKVVVVSGVGPGLGRSIALQSAAAGARVVLAARTESRLREVAAEIEANGGAALSVTADITDDAAVANLLDRTVDRFGRVDALVNNAFAVPSMKPLERTGFEQITDSLDLTVLGNLRMTKAFANALAETAGAVVMINSASIRHSEPRYGSYKLAKAALLAMSQTLATELGRRGIRVNSVVPGYIWSDQLKWYFGEVAKKYGTTVEQVYAQTAARSDLDRLPEPDEIARAVVFLASDWSSAITGQTLDVNCGEYHI from the coding sequence ATGAGCGGTCTGCTCGCCGACAAGGTGGTCGTGGTCAGCGGCGTCGGGCCCGGCCTGGGGCGCTCGATCGCCCTGCAGTCGGCCGCCGCCGGTGCCCGCGTGGTGCTCGCCGCCCGCACCGAGTCCCGGCTGCGCGAGGTGGCCGCCGAGATCGAGGCGAACGGCGGTGCGGCACTGAGCGTTACGGCCGATATCACCGACGATGCCGCGGTGGCGAATCTGCTCGATCGCACCGTCGACCGCTTCGGCCGGGTCGACGCGCTGGTGAACAATGCCTTCGCGGTGCCGTCGATGAAACCGTTGGAGCGCACCGGTTTCGAGCAGATCACCGACAGCCTGGACCTGACCGTGCTGGGCAACCTCCGGATGACCAAGGCGTTCGCCAACGCACTGGCCGAGACCGCCGGTGCGGTGGTGATGATCAACTCTGCCTCCATCCGGCACTCCGAACCGCGTTACGGCAGTTACAAACTCGCCAAGGCGGCGCTGCTGGCCATGTCGCAGACGCTGGCCACCGAGCTCGGCAGGCGCGGCATCCGGGTGAACAGCGTGGTGCCGGGCTACATCTGGAGCGACCAGCTGAAGTGGTACTTCGGCGAGGTCGCGAAGAAGTACGGCACTACCGTGGAGCAGGTCTACGCGCAAACCGCGGCCCGCTCCGACCTCGACCGCCTGCCCGAGCCCGACGAGATCGCCCGCGCCGTGGTGTTTCTGGCCTCGGACTGGTCCAGCGCCATCACCGGCCAGACCCTCGATGTCAACTGCGGCGAATACCACATCTGA
- a CDS encoding sulfotransferase family protein produces the protein MTTRTDVGTVDDLHASATKACGLTDFGPDDYLEALQVLLESYRRDADLTELGSKMHRYFLRGALVARALSEASWKAHPAYAETPVTRPIFVTGLPRTGTTALHRLLAADPRHQALEMWLTEYPQPRPPRETWSENPIFQRIEAGFTQHHVENPEFMGLHYMSAAEVEECWQLLRQTVKSVSYECLAYLPTYSRWLRTRDWTDAYARHRRNLQLIGLGDDRRWILKNPSHLFALDALLAVYPDALIIQTHRDPATVLASVCSLSDHAARGWSHTFTGSRIGETQLELWSRGLREFTAARARHDPGHFLDIDFDDLRADPLGTIETIYRAFDLELTPAARAAMTALDTESRTGHRKPTHRYSLADYGLTEDRVRAQFRG, from the coding sequence ATGACCACACGCACCGACGTAGGCACCGTGGACGACTTGCACGCCTCCGCCACCAAAGCCTGCGGGCTCACCGATTTCGGGCCCGACGACTATCTCGAGGCCCTCCAGGTGCTGCTGGAGTCCTATCGGCGCGACGCCGACCTCACCGAGCTCGGCAGCAAGATGCACCGCTACTTCCTGCGCGGCGCGCTCGTCGCCCGCGCGCTGAGCGAGGCATCCTGGAAGGCGCACCCCGCCTATGCCGAAACACCGGTCACCCGGCCGATTTTCGTGACCGGCCTGCCGCGCACCGGCACCACCGCCCTGCACCGGCTGCTGGCCGCCGATCCCCGGCACCAGGCGCTGGAGATGTGGCTCACCGAGTATCCGCAGCCCCGCCCGCCCCGCGAAACCTGGTCGGAGAACCCGATTTTCCAGCGGATCGAGGCGGGGTTCACGCAGCATCACGTCGAAAACCCGGAGTTCATGGGATTGCACTACATGAGCGCCGCCGAGGTCGAGGAATGCTGGCAGCTGTTGCGGCAGACCGTGAAATCGGTCTCCTACGAATGCCTGGCCTATCTGCCGACCTACTCGCGGTGGCTGCGTACCCGGGACTGGACCGACGCCTACGCCCGCCACCGCCGCAACCTGCAACTGATCGGGCTCGGCGACGACCGCCGCTGGATCCTCAAGAATCCCAGCCATCTGTTCGCGCTGGACGCGCTGCTGGCGGTCTACCCCGACGCCCTGATCATCCAGACCCACCGCGACCCCGCCACCGTGCTGGCGTCGGTGTGCAGCCTCTCCGATCACGCCGCCCGCGGCTGGTCGCACACCTTCACCGGCTCCCGCATCGGCGAAACGCAACTGGAGCTGTGGTCTCGCGGTCTCCGCGAGTTCACCGCCGCCCGCGCCCGCCACGACCCCGGCCACTTCCTCGACATCGACTTCGACGACCTCCGCGCCGATCCCCTCGGCACCATCGAAACCATCTACCGCGCTTTCGATCTCGAACTCACCCCCGCCGCCCGCGCGGCCATGACCGCACTCGACACCGAAAGCCGCACCGGCCACCGCAAACCCACGCACCGCTACTCCCTCGCCGACTACGGCCTCACCGAGGACCGGGTGCGGGCGCAGTTTCGGGGGTGA